Proteins found in one Flavobacterium channae genomic segment:
- a CDS encoding GNAT family N-acetyltransferase: MNFTYINAATGASKQFPNKTITHFLYTHLEEFGDTEEDIQKCIDYVLNPNKGGQIIIGTDEEKIVGIVILNNTGMKDYIPENILVYIAIDNSKRGKGYGKKLMEKAISSVEGNIALHVEPNNPAKALYEKLGFTNKYLEMRLIK, translated from the coding sequence ATGAATTTCACCTATATCAATGCTGCTACAGGAGCTTCAAAACAGTTTCCAAACAAAACAATTACCCACTTTTTATATACACATCTTGAAGAATTTGGAGATACCGAAGAAGACATTCAAAAATGCATTGATTATGTTTTAAATCCGAATAAAGGTGGACAAATTATCATTGGAACAGATGAAGAAAAAATCGTAGGAATAGTTATTTTAAATAATACAGGAATGAAAGATTATATTCCTGAAAACATATTGGTTTATATTGCTATTGACAACTCAAAAAGAGGAAAAGGTTATGGAAAAAAACTTATGGAAAAAGCTATTTCTTCTGTTGAAGGTAATATTGCGCTTCATGTTGAACCTAATAATCCAGCTAAAGCCTTGTATGAAAAACTTGGTTTTACCAATAAGTACTTAGAAATGCGATTGATAAAATAA